In a genomic window of Ralstonia nicotianae:
- the rplU gene encoding 50S ribosomal protein L21: MYAVVKTGGKQYKVAAGEKLKVEQIPADVGAEITLDQVLAVGAGDQLKVGAPLVSGAAVKATVISHGRHDKVKIFKMRRRKHYQKHQGHRQNYTELRIDSIVA, translated from the coding sequence ATGTACGCGGTCGTAAAAACCGGTGGTAAGCAATACAAGGTTGCTGCTGGCGAAAAACTGAAAGTAGAACAGATACCGGCGGACGTTGGCGCAGAAATCACGCTTGACCAGGTGCTCGCAGTGGGCGCCGGCGACCAACTGAAGGTTGGCGCGCCGCTGGTGAGCGGGGCTGCCGTCAAAGCCACCGTCATCTCCCATGGTCGTCACGACAAGGTGAAAATCTTCAAGATGCGCCGTCGTAAGCACTACCAGAAGCACCAGGGGCATCGTCAAAATTACACCGAGTTGCGTATCGACTCGATCGTGGCCTAA
- the rpmA gene encoding 50S ribosomal protein L27 has protein sequence MAQKKGGGSTRNGRDSESKRLGVKVYGGQAINAGGIIIRQRGTRTHAGVNVGMGKDHTLFALVDGHVKFATRGEGKKQFVDVVPAA, from the coding sequence ATGGCACAGAAAAAAGGCGGCGGTTCCACGCGGAACGGCCGTGATTCCGAGTCGAAGCGCCTGGGCGTGAAGGTGTACGGCGGCCAAGCCATCAACGCTGGCGGCATCATCATTCGCCAACGTGGTACGCGCACGCACGCTGGCGTGAACGTGGGCATGGGCAAGGACCACACCCTCTTCGCGCTGGTCGATGGCCACGTGAAGTTCGCCACCCGCGGCGAAGGCAAGAAGCAGTTCGTCGACGTCGTTCCGGCGGCCTGA